The Mycoplasmopsis caviae sequence TGTTTTTCAAGTAATAAATGAGTTCTAAAAATATAATCATTTATTGCTTCACCTAACCCGTTTTGGTTGACATCACTTGTATAAAATTTAGCAGCATCTTTTGCTACTTTTTTAGCATTATCCATAGCATATGAATACCCAGCTGCTTCAAGCATTGCTACATCATTTTCACTATCGCCAATAGACATAACATAATTTGGATCACATTTAAAAATGTTATTGCAAATTCATCGTAGTCCATAACCTTTATCAACATTATTAGGTGTGATTTCAATATGAGATCCAAAGAAAATAACATTAAGTTTTAAATTTAATTTTTTAAGTTTCTCATATGCTTTCTTAACTTCTTCAACAGTTCCAAATAATTCAATTTTGTGTATATCATCATTGATAATTCCACTTTTATCTCATGCATCATACTCACTAAATTTTGTTAAAAATTCTTCCATTTCAACTGATGCATTATAAAGGTAATATTGTTTTTTTCCAAAGTAATATAAATGAACAAAATCAGGATTTTTAGAAGATAAGTCAAATATTTTTTTGGCTTCACTTTTATCAATTAATTCGAGGTGAATATATTCATCTTTTTTCATGTCATAAACACCAGCTCCACCAGCTGTTATTATGTATCTTGAACCCATAGTTTTAGCTAATTTTTTGATTTTTTCATTCGCTGGATTCCCTGTTGCAATAATAAATTCAAGGTTATATCTTTCTTCTGCATCTTTAACAGAATCGACAACATCTTGTTTTAATTCTTTGTTTGGAAATCCATAAATTGTTCCATCAACATCACTAAAACAAACTCTTTTAATTAATTTTTCATTACTCATACATTAATTATAAATTTAATTTAGATTTTAAAAAATCTTTAATATTCATTTAATTAGTGTGAATTTTATAAATAATTTAGCATTTTAATTATCTCGTTTGACAATTGAAAGAAGTACTCCATTATAACACATTTAATAAATCTCATTTTTACTAAACTAACTATTTTATAGTGATTTTAGTAAATTCAAGATTTTACAATTGTCAAATAAGTTTAATTTGTTTTAAGTCTTATACATGATAGCTTAAAGTATAAAAAAATGCCAAATAATGGCATTAATTTATATTACTAACATCCACAACTTTTGGCACATTTACAATCGCATGATTTAATTAGCAATGATTTTTCATCCATTTCTTTTGGTTGTTTAACACCAATGTAATCTAGAACTGTTGGAGCAATATTTGCTAATTTACCATCTGCAAGTTTAACACTTTTATC is a genomic window containing:
- a CDS encoding Cof-type HAD-IIB family hydrolase, encoding MSNEKLIKRVCFSDVDGTIYGFPNKELKQDVVDSVKDAEERYNLEFIIATGNPANEKIKKLAKTMGSRYIITAGGAGVYDMKKDEYIHLELIDKSEAKKIFDLSSKNPDFVHLYYFGKKQYYLYNASVEMEEFLTKFSEYDAWDKSGIINDDIHKIELFGTVEEVKKAYEKLKKLNLKLNVIFFGSHIEITPNNVDKGYGLRWICNNIFKCDPNYVMSIGDSENDVAMLEAAGYSYAMDNAKKVAKDAAKFYTSDVNQNGLGEAINDYIFRTHLLLEKQELKNKLDSQKKRGKY